The Actinobacillus succinogenes 130Z region AATCATGTCGATCCTGGCGGAAAATCACCTTGCCGAAAGCGATATGAACGAAGTGTGTGAAAAATTGATTCGGTTTAAAGACAGCCTGGCGCACCGCCCTATCGGCACGCGCGGGCGAGAAGTATTAACTCAATGGTTACCCTATTTGCTGACGCGAATTTTTGCGCATCCGTCCTATCTTATTTTACTGCCGCGAATTCTGAATATTGTCGAGAAAATCGTTACCCGTACCACTTATTTGGAATTATTACAGGAAAATCCGCAAGCTTTAGAACAACTGATTGAACTTTGTTCACAATCTCAAATGATTGCCGAACAAATGGCGCGTCATCCGATTTTACTGGATGAGTTGTTAGATCGCAAAGCCTTGCTGAATCTGCCGTCGTTCGAAAATTACCCGGCTGAATTACAGCAATATTTATTACGCCTGCCTGAAGACGACGAAGAACAATACATCAACGCCCTGCGTCAATTCAAACAAACCACGTTATTGCGTGTCGCCGCCGCGGATATTTTAGGCGTATTACCGGTAATGAAAGTCAGCGATCACCTCACTTATTTGGCGGAAGCCATTATTGCGGCAGTAGTCAATCTGGCTTGGCAACAAATTACGGCACGCTTCGGCGTTCCGGAACATTTAAATGAAGGTGAAAAAGGTTTTTTGGTGATCGGATACGGCAAACTCGGCGGTATCGAATTAGGATATAAATCCGATTTGGATTTGGTTTGTCTGTACGATGCCAGCGAAGGTTATACGATCGGCGGCAGAAAACAAATTGATATTAATCAGTTCTATCTTCGTCTGACACAAAAAATCGTCAGCATTTTCAGCATGAACACCAGTGCCGGAATTCTCTATGAAGTGGATATGCGTCTGCGCCCTTCCGGTGAAGCCGGAATATTATGCAGTTCATTGAAAGCATTCGAACATTATCAGCATAATGATGCCTGGACATGGGAAACTCAAGCTCTGGTTCGCGCCCGTGCGGTTTACGGCGAAACGAATATGCGCCGTGAATTTGATCGTATCCGGCAAGGCGTGTTGTCCGCAAATCGTGATTTGGATAAACTCAAAACCGATGTGCGGGAAATGCGTGAAAAAATGTATTTACATTTAGCAAACACGAATAAAACCCTTTTCAATATTAAAACCGATCCGGGCGGTATTACCGATATTGAATTCATCGCGCAATATCTTGTTCTCGCTAACGCGCCGCAAAATATCGATCTGGCTTATTGGTCGGATAACGTACGAATTTTTGACGTGATGGCAAGTAACAATATTATGTCGCTGGATATGGCGGAGAATCTGAAAGACTGTTATACCGTTTTACGCAACCGAATTCATCATTTAAATTTGCTTGGCGAACCAAGCGTTGTACCCGCAGCCGAATTCACGGAAGTGCGGTCATTTATTCAACAGCTTTGGAAACAATTGTTCGCATAAAAAAGGAGGAAACCTCCTCCCTCTTTTTTCATTTGAATTTATCGCATCAAACTATTTGATGATACGCAAATGTGAGGCGGATTTCTTACCCGATGACGTTTTTTTCGGTGCAGATTTTTCTTTCTGTTTTTCCGCCGCACTTCTTTGCGGTAGAATTTGCGTTTTATCCAATTCATCATAAACCGGTTCGGGTTCAAACATTACACCGTCACCGTTTTCACGAGCGTAAATGGCCATTGCCGCGCCCATCGGAATATATAAATTACGGGAAATGCCTTGAAAACGCGCACTAAATTCAATCGCGTCATTACCTAATGCCAGATTACCCACCGCACCTTCCGAAAGATTCAGTACGATCTGCCCGTCTTTAACATATTCCTGCGGTACATCTACACCGTAATAAGTGGCGTCAACCACAAGATAAGGGGTAAAGCCGTTGTCCAGCACCCAATCGTAATAAGCGCGCAACAGATAAGGACGCTTAGGTGAAGAATTAAATTCCATTATTTATCATCCATTAAATTTTTCGGCGCCACACTACCGATAGACTGCATGAAAGAATCGCGGGTAAAAATACGTTCCATATAACCTTTCAACGCTTTACTGCCTGCGCCGGTAAATTCCACCCCTAACTCTTTTAATTTCCAAAGCAACGGCGCGATATAACAGTCAACCAAACCGAATTCGTCGTTCATAAAATATGAATATTGGTTAAAAATCGGAGCAATGGCTAAAAACTCCTCTTTTAGGTGTTTTAACGCTTCCGTACGTTCCGCTCCCGTACCTTTTTCCGCTTTTTCGAGCGTAGGATACCAATCCTGCTCAATACGCATCATCAGCAAACGTTTTTTACCGCGGTCAACCGGATAAACCGGCATTAACGGCGGATGAGGAAAACGTTCGTCTAAATATTCCATAATAATGCGCGAATTATAAAGTACCAGATCGCGATCAACTAATGTTGGCAACGAACCGTAAGGATTTAATTCCATTAATTCTTCAGATACAGCTTGGGGATCGACATTTTCCGTTTCGTAAGCAACACCTTTTTCTGCTAAAACTATACGTACCTGATGGCAATAAATATCCGATTTATTAGAAAAAAGTGTCATTACTGAACGTTTATTTGCCGCACTGGTCATCTATTCCTCCGCTGACGATATACAAATAAGTTAACAGCCTCTTTTCGGCCGTTCTGAAATTAAGTTAAAAAATATCTTGCTATTTTAGCATAAACTGCTAATCGATTTCCAAATTCTCTAAGCTTTTTTTAGGTTTATCGCCACTTAAAAAGCAAAAAAATTGCAGCCTTCCGACTGCAATTTCTTGAAATATAAACGCAATAAAAAAATTAACGTTTTGAGTATTGCGGACGACGACGGGCTTTGTGTAAACCCACTTTTTTACGTTCGACACGACGAGCATCGCGGGTGACGAAACCTGCTGCGCGTAATGCCGGACGTAAAGACTCGTCATATTCCATTAATGCACGTGTGATACCGTGACGGATCGCACCTGCCTGACCTGAAATACCACCGCCTTTAACTGTGATGTAAAGGTCTAATTTATCAGTTAATTCAACCAACTCTAAAGGCTGACGAACGATCATACGTGAAGTTTCACGACCGAAGTACACTTCTAAAGAACGTTGGTTAATGGTGATTTTACCATTGCCCGGTTTGATAAATACACGAGCTGAAGAGCTTTTGCGGCGACCTGTGCCGTAGTTTTGATTTGCTGCTGTCATTTTTCTGCTCCGTGATTAGATATCTAAAACTTGTGGTTGTTGCGCAGTGTGTTCATGTTGTGCACCTGCGTATACTTTCAGTTTACGGAACATTGCACGGCCTAAAGGACCTTTCGGCAACATACCTTTAACTGCAATCTCAATCACTGCTTCCGGACGGCGAGCAATCATTTCTTTAAAAGTCGCTTGTTTGATACCACCTACATAGCCTGTGTGCCAGTAGTAAACTTTATCGGTTTCTTTACGACCCGTCACTGCAACTTTATCCGCATTGATAACGATGATGTAATCACCGGTATCTACGTGCGGAGTGTACTCTGCTTTATGTTTACCACGAAGACGACGCGCTAATTCGGTTGCCAAACGACCTAACGTTTTACCTGTCGCATCTACTACATACCAGTCACGTTTAACTGTTTCCGGTTTTGCTACAAAAGTTTTCATTAATTTAATTACCAATATTAAATACTAATACCCAGTACTCTCACGAGTACAACCATTGATCTTAATCAACACCCCTTCGAGTGTGATCTCGACAAAATAATGGGCGGTGGGAAAACCGCACCATTCACAGGGTCGCGTGATTATACATAAAACTTCCCGCCAATGCTAGCCATAAAATGAACAAATTGGAAAAGTGCGGTCGGAATTTACTGAGTTTTTAACGGTTGCAATAACAAAAAACATCGACGGAGAAAAAATGAATCTCCCGATATTCTCAATCGGCATCCGACAAAAAAAGCCGCCCATTGAGCGACTTATTTACGTTTTGAATTTGGTGCTTCGAGCGAGACTCGAACTCGCACATCCTAAGGACACTGCCACCTGAAGACAGCGTGTCTACCAATTCCACCATCGAAGCGTACGCCGCGCATTTTATAAGGGATTGGAAAAGCTGGCAAGTAGTTTTTCCATAAAATTCACGTTTTTTCAAAATTACAAACAATGATCGAAATAACATCACACAGGGTTAATTTGATTCTTATGCTACCAATCACACCGATTATCTGCCGATAAAGATCAAAAAAACACTTCCTTTTCCTTTAAAAATCGTTATGATATGCCCACTTCAAAACGCGGTAAATTTCGACCGCACTTTGGAGACTATCTCATCCAACGTCCTTAATTCCTGTTGGGGAAAGATAAAAAAGCTGAAACGCTTTTTTTAATAAGTAGCGAGTCAAATGCCCCATGGCATCCTATCTTCCAGGATAGGAAAGCTCAGGCTTCCCGCAAGGCACCCGACTTATTTTTTTCACCTCACGTAGAAGGTTTATTTCGAAAATGACAATTACCACGCCTATTCAAGCCGTTCTTGCTTCCAACCAACATTTTTTAGATCGCCAAGATGCAATGGAATCCAACGTTCGCAGTTATCCGCGCAAACTACCTTTTGCCTATGCCAAAGCGCACGGTTGCTGGGTAACGGATGTTGAAGGAAACGAATATCTCGACTTTTTAGCCGGCGCAGGCACATTGGCATTAGGGCATAATCACCCGGTATTAATGCAATCCATTAAAGACGTGTTAGACAGCGGTTTACCGCTGCATACGCTGGATTTAACCACACCGATAAAAGACGCTTTCACTGAAGAATTATTGTCGTTCTTCCCGAAAGATCAATATCTTTTACAATTTACCGGTCCGTCCGGCGCCGACGCCAACGAAGCGGCGATTAAGTTAGCCAAAACCTATACCGGTCGCGGCAATATCATCGCCTTTTCCGGCGGCTTCCACGGCATGACCCACGGCGCATTATCCTTAACCGGTAATTTAGGTGCGAAAAACGCAGTACAAAATCTGATGCCGGGCGTGCAATTTATGCCCTATCCCCACGAATACCGTTGCCCGTTCGGTATCGGCGGCGAAGCGGGTGCCAAAGCGGTCGAACGCTATTTTGAAAATTTCATTGAAGACGTCGAAAGCGGCGTAGTTAAACCGGCAGCCGTGATCTTAGAAGCTATTCAGGGTGAAGGCGGCGTAGTGCCGGCACCGATTTCGTTCTTACAAAAAGTCCGTGAAGTCACGAAAAAACACGGTATTTTAATGATTGTAGACGAAGTGCAGGCCGGTTTCTGCCGCAGCGGCAAAATGTTCGCCTTCGAACACGCCGGTATCGAGCCGGATATCGTGGTAATGTCCAAAGCTATCGGCGGTAGCTTACCGTTAGCGGTTTTGGCTATCCGTAAAGAATTCGATGCCTGGCAGCCCGCCGGTCACACCGGCACCTTCCGCGGCAACCAATTAGCCATGGCGACGGGTTATGCTTCCCTGAAAATCATGCGTAAAGAAAATCTGGCGCAAAATGCACAGGAACGCGGCGAATACTTAACTCGCGCCCTACGCGAATTAAGCAAAACTTACCCTTGCATCGGTAACGTGCGCGGACGCGGTTTAATGATGGGTATCGACATTGTGGACGAACGCCGACCGGCCGACAGCACCGGCGCTTATCCGCAGGATGCCGAATTAGCCGTCGTGATTCAAAAAGCCTGTTTCGACAATAAATTATTGTTAGAACGCGGCGGACGCAGCGGCAACGTCGTGCGCATCCTTTGCGCGGTGAATATCTCGCAATCCGAATGCGAAGAATTCATTAAACGTTTCAAACAATCCGTCGCGGAGGCGTTAAAAGCGGTACGCGGTTAATAAAAAGTGCGGTCGAATTCTGCAAAGTTTTGGGGGAATTTAACCGCTTGTAGGATGGGCATACCTGCCCGCCAACAATCTAGATAAATCTTGTAGGGTGGGCATGCTTGCCCACCAATAATCTATATAAAAATGGTGGGCTAGCAAGCCCACCCTACGGAATAAAATATGGCAGATATTTCAAAACACAGACAGGCGCTTTTTTGTAACGATCCGCAATCTATCGCCGATTATGAATCGGCAATGAACGACGCGGTGAACGCGGTTTCTAACTGGCTGAAAAACGAAAAAATGTACACCGGCGGTTCTATTAAAGAATTACGCGAAACCATCGGTGGTTTTCACCCGAGTAAAAACGGTGCCGGCGTGCAAAAATCACTGGACCATTTGGTAGAAATCTTTCTGAATCCGAGTTTGAAAGTTCATCATCCTCACTCCCTTGCGCATTTGCACTGCCCGACGATGGTAACCAGCCAAATCGCGGAAGTGTTGATCAACGCCACCAATCAATCCATGGACTCCTGGGATCAAAGCCCGGCAGGCTCTATTATGGAAGA contains the following coding sequences:
- a CDS encoding diaminobutyrate--2-oxoglutarate transaminase; amino-acid sequence: MTITTPIQAVLASNQHFLDRQDAMESNVRSYPRKLPFAYAKAHGCWVTDVEGNEYLDFLAGAGTLALGHNHPVLMQSIKDVLDSGLPLHTLDLTTPIKDAFTEELLSFFPKDQYLLQFTGPSGADANEAAIKLAKTYTGRGNIIAFSGGFHGMTHGALSLTGNLGAKNAVQNLMPGVQFMPYPHEYRCPFGIGGEAGAKAVERYFENFIEDVESGVVKPAAVILEAIQGEGGVVPAPISFLQKVREVTKKHGILMIVDEVQAGFCRSGKMFAFEHAGIEPDIVVMSKAIGGSLPLAVLAIRKEFDAWQPAGHTGTFRGNQLAMATGYASLKIMRKENLAQNAQERGEYLTRALRELSKTYPCIGNVRGRGLMMGIDIVDERRPADSTGAYPQDAELAVVIQKACFDNKLLLERGGRSGNVVRILCAVNISQSECEEFIKRFKQSVAEALKAVRG
- a CDS encoding ClpXP protease specificity-enhancing factor, giving the protein MEFNSSPKRPYLLRAYYDWVLDNGFTPYLVVDATYYGVDVPQEYVKDGQIVLNLSEGAVGNLALGNDAIEFSARFQGISRNLYIPMGAAMAIYARENGDGVMFEPEPVYDELDKTQILPQRSAAEKQKEKSAPKKTSSGKKSASHLRIIK
- the sspA gene encoding stringent starvation protein SspA, giving the protein MTSAANKRSVMTLFSNKSDIYCHQVRIVLAEKGVAYETENVDPQAVSEELMELNPYGSLPTLVDRDLVLYNSRIIMEYLDERFPHPPLMPVYPVDRGKKRLLMMRIEQDWYPTLEKAEKGTGAERTEALKHLKEEFLAIAPIFNQYSYFMNDEFGLVDCYIAPLLWKLKELGVEFTGAGSKALKGYMERIFTRDSFMQSIGSVAPKNLMDDK
- the rpsI gene encoding 30S ribosomal protein S9 codes for the protein MTAANQNYGTGRRKSSSARVFIKPGNGKITINQRSLEVYFGRETSRMIVRQPLELVELTDKLDLYITVKGGGISGQAGAIRHGITRALMEYDESLRPALRAAGFVTRDARRVERKKVGLHKARRRPQYSKR
- the rplM gene encoding 50S ribosomal protein L13, encoding MKTFVAKPETVKRDWYVVDATGKTLGRLATELARRLRGKHKAEYTPHVDTGDYIIVINADKVAVTGRKETDKVYYWHTGYVGGIKQATFKEMIARRPEAVIEIAVKGMLPKGPLGRAMFRKLKVYAGAQHEHTAQQPQVLDI